Proteins encoded together in one Benincasa hispida cultivar B227 chromosome 1, ASM972705v1, whole genome shotgun sequence window:
- the LOC120069735 gene encoding histone H3.3 isoform X1 has product MSFQFSSMIHLLVVVLRFQSCFQIYVLRDIITFPLSLGCRMARTKQTARKSTGGKAPRKQLATKAARKSAPTTGGVKKPHRYRPGTVALREIRKYQKSTELLIRKLPFQRLVREIAQDFKTDLRFQSHAVLALQEAAEAYLVGLFEDTNLCAIHAKRVTIMPKDIQLARRIRGERA; this is encoded by the exons ATGTCCTTCCAATTTTCGTCTATGATTCATCTCCTTGTCGTCGTTCTCCGCTTTCAATCTTGTTTCCAGATTTACGTTTTACGAGATATTATAACTTTTCCACTCTCCCTGGGTTGCAGG ATGGCTCGTACCAAGCAAACTGCTCGTAAGTCCACCGGAGGTAAGGCTCCAAGGAAGCAGCTGGCCACGAAG GCTGCTCGTAAGTCCGCCCCAACCACAGGAGGGGTGAAGAAGCCCCACAGATACCGTCCTGGTACTGTTGCTCTTCG TGAAATTCGTAAGTATCAGAAGAGTACTGAGCTTTTGATCAGGAAGTTGCCCTTCCAGAGGTTGGTCCGTGAAATTGCCCAGGACTTTAAG ACTGATCTGCGTTTCCAGAGCCATGCTGTTCTGGCATTGCAAGAGGCAGCCGAGGCCTACCTCGTTGGGTTGTTCGAGGACACCAATCTCTGTGCCATTCATGCAAAGCGTGTTACCATAATGCCAAAAGATATCCAGTTGGCTCGGAGAATCCGAGGTGAACGTGCTTAG
- the LOC120069735 gene encoding histone H3.3 isoform X2, with the protein MARTKQTARKSTGGKAPRKQLATKAARKSAPTTGGVKKPHRYRPGTVALREIRKYQKSTELLIRKLPFQRLVREIAQDFKTDLRFQSHAVLALQEAAEAYLVGLFEDTNLCAIHAKRVTIMPKDIQLARRIRGERA; encoded by the exons ATGGCTCGTACCAAGCAAACTGCTCGTAAGTCCACCGGAGGTAAGGCTCCAAGGAAGCAGCTGGCCACGAAG GCTGCTCGTAAGTCCGCCCCAACCACAGGAGGGGTGAAGAAGCCCCACAGATACCGTCCTGGTACTGTTGCTCTTCG TGAAATTCGTAAGTATCAGAAGAGTACTGAGCTTTTGATCAGGAAGTTGCCCTTCCAGAGGTTGGTCCGTGAAATTGCCCAGGACTTTAAG ACTGATCTGCGTTTCCAGAGCCATGCTGTTCTGGCATTGCAAGAGGCAGCCGAGGCCTACCTCGTTGGGTTGTTCGAGGACACCAATCTCTGTGCCATTCATGCAAAGCGTGTTACCATAATGCCAAAAGATATCCAGTTGGCTCGGAGAATCCGAGGTGAACGTGCTTAG
- the LOC120070578 gene encoding WEB family protein At5g16730, chloroplastic isoform X1 — MELRVLSATPILVYEMHQQMEKTDEKFNVAEEEEKEDSTELQNLKEVKKMADETNTKLTSELESAKIKIESAMEMAEELELLQLPEKTEELSVLKRSESQTRIEELEKKYQISKESEEKTKDLLLAQTKHLEQTKISLEESKLEIKSLQEKLQKYSSNTDYNYNIPRNHEFDSLKSELESTKRQLGLLKNELKLTTEAEENNKKAMDDLAMALKEVATEANHLKGKYSMSEEELKQTKEETENLKTTLKNTEEKYKTLLQEARREADLYKSTVDRLRLEAEESLVAWSGRETSLVDCIRRAEDDRYNAQQENRRLMDALRLAELKNMTSKEEIKKLRDILKQALNEATVAKEAAGIAIEENSQLKDCLAEKENALDFVSSENESLKVSQASALEEIKELKQLLEEAKKREENNSKEESKSKEESKSKEEGKEQQQVEITKSKPPLSPSPNQHPSPSPSPSPAPAEKEDTFGKRLGKAFSFSFLELRITPQKKEVEEEAEEEEEPEMEETLKGSIFDENVDSPGSARLHERKPSLSQFSEDGEMMNYEGEDLDQLEEGNLDDFEGDRNSRKKKALIRRFGDLLMRRRSFQQKKEQSPE, encoded by the exons ATGGAATTGCGTGTTCTTTCAGCTACTCCGATTCT AGTTTATGAAATGCATCAACAAATGGAGAAGACAGATGAGAAATTCAATGtggcagaggaagaagaaaaagaagattcaaCAGAGCTTCAAAATCTTAAAGAGGTGAAGAAGATGGCGGATGAGACCAATACAAAACTTACTTCTGAATTGGAATCTGCGAAGATAAAAATAGAGTCCGCCATGGAAATGGCCGAGGAATTGGAGCTTCTTCAATTGCCAGAGAAAACAGAGGAGCTCTCTGTTTTAAAACGCTCTGAATCACAAACAAGAATTGAAGAACTCGAGAAAAAGTACCAAATTTCCAAAGAATCAGAAGAGAAAACAAAGGATTTGTTATTAGCACAAACAAAACATCTCGAACAAACAAAGATTTCTCTTGAAGAATCAAAGCTAGAAATCAAATCCCTTCAAGAAAAACTCCAGAAATATTCTTCCAACACCGATTACAATTACAACATTCCAAGAAACCACGAGTTCGACAGCCTAAAATCCGAGCTTGAATCAACAAAACGCCAACTGGGTCTACTTAAAAACGAGCTAAAATTAACCACAGAGGCAGAAGAAAACAACAAGAAAGCAATGGACGATCTAGCAATGGCATTAAAAGAAGTAGCAACAGAGGCCAATcatttgaaaggaaaatacagCATGAGTGAAGAGGAATTAAAGcaaacaaaagaagaaacagagaatttgaaaacaacattaaaaaacacagaagaaaaatacaaaactcTGTTACAAGAAGCAAGAAGAGAGGCAGATTTATACAAAAGCACAGTGGATAGGCTGAGATTAGAAGCAGAGGAATCTTTGGTAGCATGGAGTGGAAGAGAAACAAGTTTAGTTGATTGCATAAGAAGAGCTGAAGATGATAGATACAACGCTCAGCAAGAGAATCGGCGTTTAATGGATGCACTGAGGCTAGCAGAGCTCAAGAACATGACATCGaaagaagagataaagaaattgAGAGACATTCTAAAACAAGCCTTAAATGAAGCTACTGTTGCTAAGGAAGCTGCAGGGATTGCAATTGAAGAGAATTCACAGCTGAAAGATTGTTTAGCCGAgaaggaaaatgcattggatttTGTAAGCAGCGAGAATGAGAGTCTCAAAGTGAGCCAAGCTTCAGCTTTAGAGGAGATTAAGGAGCTAAAGCAATtgctagaagaagcaaaaaagagagaagaaaacaaCAGTAAAGAGGAAAGCAAGAGCAAAGAGGAGAGCAAGAGCAAAGAAGAAGGCAAGGAGCAGCAGCAAGTGGAGATTACGAAATCAAAACCGCCATTGAGTCCTAGTCCGAATCAGCATCCGAGTCCGAGTCCGAGTCCGAGTCCAGCTCCAGCAGAGAAGGAAGATACATTTGGGAAAAGGCTAGGGAAGGCATTCAGTTTCAGTTTCTTGGAGTTGAGAATCACACCACAGAAGAAGGAGGTGGAGGAAGAAgcagaagaagaggaagagccTGAAATGGAGGAGACGCTTAAAGGGTCCATTTTCGACGAGAATGTGGATTCCCCTGGTTCCGCGAGGCTGCACGAGAGGAAGCCATCGTTGTCTCAGTTTAGTGAAGATGGGGAGATGATGAATTATGAAGGTGAGGATCTCGATCAGTTGGAAGAAGGGAATTTGGATGACTTTGAAGGAGATAGGAattcaaggaagaagaaagcatTGATTAGGAGATTTGGGGACCTTTTGATGAGGAGGAGGAGCTTTCAACAGA
- the LOC120070578 gene encoding WEB family protein At5g16730, chloroplastic isoform X2, which yields MHQQMEKTDEKFNVAEEEEKEDSTELQNLKEVKKMADETNTKLTSELESAKIKIESAMEMAEELELLQLPEKTEELSVLKRSESQTRIEELEKKYQISKESEEKTKDLLLAQTKHLEQTKISLEESKLEIKSLQEKLQKYSSNTDYNYNIPRNHEFDSLKSELESTKRQLGLLKNELKLTTEAEENNKKAMDDLAMALKEVATEANHLKGKYSMSEEELKQTKEETENLKTTLKNTEEKYKTLLQEARREADLYKSTVDRLRLEAEESLVAWSGRETSLVDCIRRAEDDRYNAQQENRRLMDALRLAELKNMTSKEEIKKLRDILKQALNEATVAKEAAGIAIEENSQLKDCLAEKENALDFVSSENESLKVSQASALEEIKELKQLLEEAKKREENNSKEESKSKEESKSKEEGKEQQQVEITKSKPPLSPSPNQHPSPSPSPSPAPAEKEDTFGKRLGKAFSFSFLELRITPQKKEVEEEAEEEEEPEMEETLKGSIFDENVDSPGSARLHERKPSLSQFSEDGEMMNYEGEDLDQLEEGNLDDFEGDRNSRKKKALIRRFGDLLMRRRSFQQKKEQSPE from the coding sequence ATGCATCAACAAATGGAGAAGACAGATGAGAAATTCAATGtggcagaggaagaagaaaaagaagattcaaCAGAGCTTCAAAATCTTAAAGAGGTGAAGAAGATGGCGGATGAGACCAATACAAAACTTACTTCTGAATTGGAATCTGCGAAGATAAAAATAGAGTCCGCCATGGAAATGGCCGAGGAATTGGAGCTTCTTCAATTGCCAGAGAAAACAGAGGAGCTCTCTGTTTTAAAACGCTCTGAATCACAAACAAGAATTGAAGAACTCGAGAAAAAGTACCAAATTTCCAAAGAATCAGAAGAGAAAACAAAGGATTTGTTATTAGCACAAACAAAACATCTCGAACAAACAAAGATTTCTCTTGAAGAATCAAAGCTAGAAATCAAATCCCTTCAAGAAAAACTCCAGAAATATTCTTCCAACACCGATTACAATTACAACATTCCAAGAAACCACGAGTTCGACAGCCTAAAATCCGAGCTTGAATCAACAAAACGCCAACTGGGTCTACTTAAAAACGAGCTAAAATTAACCACAGAGGCAGAAGAAAACAACAAGAAAGCAATGGACGATCTAGCAATGGCATTAAAAGAAGTAGCAACAGAGGCCAATcatttgaaaggaaaatacagCATGAGTGAAGAGGAATTAAAGcaaacaaaagaagaaacagagaatttgaaaacaacattaaaaaacacagaagaaaaatacaaaactcTGTTACAAGAAGCAAGAAGAGAGGCAGATTTATACAAAAGCACAGTGGATAGGCTGAGATTAGAAGCAGAGGAATCTTTGGTAGCATGGAGTGGAAGAGAAACAAGTTTAGTTGATTGCATAAGAAGAGCTGAAGATGATAGATACAACGCTCAGCAAGAGAATCGGCGTTTAATGGATGCACTGAGGCTAGCAGAGCTCAAGAACATGACATCGaaagaagagataaagaaattgAGAGACATTCTAAAACAAGCCTTAAATGAAGCTACTGTTGCTAAGGAAGCTGCAGGGATTGCAATTGAAGAGAATTCACAGCTGAAAGATTGTTTAGCCGAgaaggaaaatgcattggatttTGTAAGCAGCGAGAATGAGAGTCTCAAAGTGAGCCAAGCTTCAGCTTTAGAGGAGATTAAGGAGCTAAAGCAATtgctagaagaagcaaaaaagagagaagaaaacaaCAGTAAAGAGGAAAGCAAGAGCAAAGAGGAGAGCAAGAGCAAAGAAGAAGGCAAGGAGCAGCAGCAAGTGGAGATTACGAAATCAAAACCGCCATTGAGTCCTAGTCCGAATCAGCATCCGAGTCCGAGTCCGAGTCCGAGTCCAGCTCCAGCAGAGAAGGAAGATACATTTGGGAAAAGGCTAGGGAAGGCATTCAGTTTCAGTTTCTTGGAGTTGAGAATCACACCACAGAAGAAGGAGGTGGAGGAAGAAgcagaagaagaggaagagccTGAAATGGAGGAGACGCTTAAAGGGTCCATTTTCGACGAGAATGTGGATTCCCCTGGTTCCGCGAGGCTGCACGAGAGGAAGCCATCGTTGTCTCAGTTTAGTGAAGATGGGGAGATGATGAATTATGAAGGTGAGGATCTCGATCAGTTGGAAGAAGGGAATTTGGATGACTTTGAAGGAGATAGGAattcaaggaagaagaaagcatTGATTAGGAGATTTGGGGACCTTTTGATGAGGAGGAGGAGCTTTCAACAGA